A window of the Plasmodium knowlesi strain H genome assembly, chromosome: 2 genome harbors these coding sequences:
- a CDS encoding heat shock protein, putative yields the protein MAISMKHSTKKEINVFPFSVKLFLFSFLIWIITGSNQGNPSRKWGHSEHHSLKKKVDFRNNRWLAGRDSQGEASHERDNFENLEDYYAILGVPKDATENDIKKAYKKLTMKWHPDRHVDPEYKKIAEEKFKIVLEAYEVLSDDYKRRIYDLYGIEVLKGNFTIYDDGEERGISDHPIFSFYKPNINASEMLNKFIDPVKNFSFKSAFNERFQQVSDFINNVKSKINSPPTPGGTTWDNTPKSCEASLPVTLEELYNGCQKKLKVTRKRYNGPVSYDDQKVLTVDIKPGLCDGTQIIFQGDGDQVSPWIEPGNLIFNVITKEHNIYTREGNNLIFRCVLTLDEALNGFRFGLITLDNRELIIRVDDIVAPNSRRTIPNEGMPILNNPSKRGDLIIEFIIVFPPNLSPEEEDTLNDILCNRR from the exons ATGGCAATCTCTATGAAACACTctacgaaaaaagaaataaatgttttccccttttctgttAAActatttttgttctctttccTAATTTGGATTATAACCGGTTCTAATCAG GGAAATCCTTCAAGAAAATGGGGTCACAGTGAGCACCacagtttgaaaaaaaaagtagactTCAGAAATAACAGATGGTTAGCGGGAAGAGATAGTCAGGGTGAAGCATCACATGAGCGGGATAACTTTGAAAATTTAGAG gATTACTATGCTATATTAGGAGTTCCTAAAGATGCGACAGAAAATGATATAAAGAAAGCCTATAAAAAGTTAACCATGAAATGGCACCCAGATAGACATGTAGATCCagagtataaaaaaattgctgaagaaaaattcaagATTGTGCTTGAAGCATATGAAGTCCTATCAGATGATTATAAAAGGAGAATTTATGATCTGTATGGTATAGAAGTGTTGAAAGGGAATTTTACAATTTACGACGATGGCGAGGAACGAGGTATTAGTGATCATcccatattttcattttacaaGCCGAATATAAATGCCTCTGAAATGTTGAATAAATTTATAGATCCAGTTAAGAACTTCTCATTTAAGTCAGCCTTCAATGAACGATTTCAACAAGTTTCAGATTTTATTAATAACGTGAAATCCAAGATAAACTCCCCGCCCACCCCAGGAG GCACTACTTGGGATAACACGCCTAAGTCATGCGAAGCATCTCTTCCTGTGACATTAGAAGAATTATATAACGGATGccaaaaaaaactaaaagtTACGAGAAAGAGATATAATGGACCCGTTTCTTATGACGATCAGAAAGTGCTAACTGTAGATATAAAGCCAGGATTATGTGACGGAACTCAAATTATATTCCAAGGTGATGGGGATCAGGTGTCTCCTTGGATAGAACCGGGAAATTTAATTTTCAATGTAATAACGAAAGAAcataacatatatacaagAGAGGGTAATAATCTCATTTTTAGGTGTGTATTAACCTTAGATGAAGCGTTAAATGGCTTCAGATTTGGGCTCATAACATTAGATAATAGGGAGTTAATCATAAGAGTAGATGATATTGTTGCTCCCAATTCTAGAAGAACAATTCCAAACGAAGGAATGCCTATTTTAAATAATCCatcaaaaaggggggatCTAATAATTGAGTTTATAATTGTATTTCCCCCCAATTTGAGCcccgaagaagaagataccCTCAATGATATTTTATGTAATAGAAGATGA